One genomic segment of Paenibacillus durus includes these proteins:
- the trpE gene encoding anthranilate synthase component I: MTSPNVEQVVSLSRQYNLIPVVKRLLADMETPIRIFQRFAGRKNAFLLESVEGGIQWARYSFIGSDPFLLISGKKGAINVEIGGEKRGLKGKPIEELKALLRSYRSPKLAEMPPFTGGAIGFFGYDLLQYYEKLPAHASDDLKMDDIRFMFCDRIIVFDHVKQQILLVGNLHVKDGDTDSDIRANYEKLNSKLDEMAEELCKEAPKENMNRRSIPQDIELGDIHSNLTKEQFIGNVEQAKEYIRAGDIFQVVLSQRFHINTEVSPLHVYRLLRTLNPSPYMYYLKMDEEIIVGTSPEALVKVDGDRVETRPIAGTRPRGETEARDRALAAELLEDEKERAEHLMLVDLGRNDLGRVSKFGTVKCDSFMEIEKYSHVMHMVSNVSGTLREDKDFFDAFLSCLPAGTVSGAPKLRAMEIIAELEREARGAYAGAIGYLGFSGNMDSCITIRTIIFRKGRAYVQAGAGIVWDSVPEKEYEETVNKAKGMLKAIRMAETMFPAKAKEGGSINQDYMYEYTP, from the coding sequence ATGACCAGTCCTAATGTAGAACAAGTGGTGTCGCTCTCGCGGCAGTATAATCTGATTCCCGTAGTGAAGCGGCTGCTGGCCGATATGGAAACCCCGATCCGGATATTCCAGCGGTTCGCCGGCCGGAAGAATGCCTTTCTGCTGGAAAGCGTGGAGGGCGGCATCCAATGGGCCCGGTATTCGTTCATCGGCAGCGATCCGTTTCTGCTTATCTCCGGCAAAAAGGGTGCGATCAACGTGGAAATCGGCGGCGAGAAAAGAGGGCTGAAAGGCAAGCCGATCGAGGAACTGAAAGCCCTTCTGCGTTCATACCGCAGTCCCAAGCTTGCGGAGATGCCTCCGTTTACCGGCGGGGCAATCGGATTCTTCGGGTATGATCTGCTGCAGTATTACGAGAAGCTGCCGGCTCATGCCAGCGACGACTTAAAGATGGATGACATCCGCTTCATGTTCTGCGACCGGATTATCGTGTTCGACCATGTCAAACAGCAGATCCTGCTGGTCGGCAACCTGCATGTCAAGGACGGCGACACGGATTCCGATATCCGGGCGAATTACGAGAAGCTGAACAGCAAGCTGGATGAAATGGCGGAGGAGCTGTGCAAGGAAGCGCCGAAGGAAAACATGAACCGGCGGAGCATCCCGCAGGATATCGAGCTAGGAGACATTCACTCCAACCTGACGAAGGAACAGTTTATCGGTAATGTGGAGCAGGCCAAGGAATATATCCGGGCCGGCGATATTTTTCAGGTGGTGCTGTCTCAGCGGTTTCATATCAATACCGAGGTGTCTCCGCTCCATGTCTACCGGCTGCTGCGCACATTGAATCCATCCCCGTACATGTATTATCTCAAAATGGATGAAGAGATCATCGTCGGAACATCGCCGGAAGCACTGGTGAAGGTGGACGGTGACCGAGTCGAGACCCGCCCGATTGCCGGAACGAGACCCAGAGGAGAGACCGAGGCGCGGGACCGCGCACTGGCGGCTGAGCTGCTGGAGGATGAAAAAGAGAGAGCCGAGCACCTGATGCTCGTCGATCTTGGCCGCAACGATCTTGGCCGGGTGTCGAAGTTCGGAACCGTCAAATGCGATTCCTTCATGGAGATCGAGAAATACTCTCATGTCATGCATATGGTGTCGAATGTCTCGGGCACGCTTCGCGAGGATAAAGACTTCTTCGACGCTTTCCTTTCCTGTCTGCCGGCGGGCACCGTATCCGGAGCGCCGAAGCTGCGGGCGATGGAGATTATCGCTGAGCTGGAGCGTGAAGCAAGGGGAGCGTATGCGGGAGCAATCGGTTATCTTGGCTTCTCCGGAAATATGGATTCCTGCATTACGATTCGGACGATTATTTTCCGCAAAGGCCGGGCTTATGTTCAGGCAGGGGCGGGGATTGTATGGGATTCGGTGCCGGAGAAGGAGTATGAGGAGACCGTAAACAAGGCGAAGGGCATGCTCAAAGCGATCCGGATGGCAGAGACGATGTTCCCGGCAAAAGCGAAAGAGGGCGGCAGCATCAATCAGGATTATATGTACGAGTACACTCCTTGA
- a CDS encoding RNA polymerase sigma factor, with protein MTDSQLIQQIKQGNTELYSELMRRYQRKILAFVYHMLKNSQMELIAEDLCSETFYKAFRSLHSFREVDASFSTWLYTIARNTVLSELRKNRGGNVSLEESGYTPVAPLEVAPEQAVLRNERMNLVRKAINNLPEKQRSALILREYDQMDYQEIATILDQSVSSVKSLLFRARSSVKLQLESYFYEPAYEQHLERMKSQ; from the coding sequence ATGACGGATTCCCAGTTAATCCAGCAAATCAAGCAAGGAAATACAGAACTTTATTCAGAACTCATGCGACGCTATCAACGCAAAATACTGGCATTTGTCTATCATATGTTGAAGAATTCCCAAATGGAGCTTATCGCCGAAGATCTCTGTTCGGAAACGTTTTACAAAGCCTTCCGCAGCCTTCATTCCTTTCGTGAGGTAGATGCGTCCTTTTCCACATGGCTGTACACCATCGCGCGCAATACCGTACTAAGCGAGCTTCGCAAGAACCGCGGGGGGAATGTATCGCTTGAAGAAAGCGGCTATACGCCGGTCGCTCCGCTGGAAGTGGCTCCTGAGCAGGCCGTACTGCGCAACGAGCGGATGAATCTTGTGCGTAAGGCCATCAACAATCTTCCGGAAAAACAGCGCTCCGCGCTGATTCTGCGGGAGTACGACCAAATGGATTATCAGGAGATCGCAACTATTCTTGACCAAAGCGTCAGCTCGGTCAAATCGCTGCTGTTCCGTGCGAGAAGCAGCGTTAAGCTTCAGCTTGAATCCTATTTTTACGAACCCGCTTACGAACAACACCTTGAGAGGATGAAAAGCCAATGA
- a CDS encoding anti-sigma factor, which translates to MNCREAQNLIPLLWDAPPGKPERIRLLQHISGCSYCAAEWEMWEESSRLIKDMKSEMSEERAEAINARVMERIYLESPWLMPGDGRSAGKPSIFRRRISLWIACFLAVFLCSLLYYTMVQTPGNTTMAQSGIMPTGIAGSSNDWQSVYPVTSGGSQIIEPLVVSMGPTHPQYWMLLSMLGVGLSIFSLARLNRYRRH; encoded by the coding sequence ATGAACTGCAGAGAAGCGCAGAATCTGATTCCGCTTCTTTGGGATGCTCCTCCCGGTAAACCGGAGCGAATTCGTCTATTGCAGCACATCTCGGGATGCTCCTACTGCGCAGCCGAATGGGAGATGTGGGAAGAAAGCAGCCGGCTGATCAAAGACATGAAGTCTGAGATGAGCGAGGAACGCGCCGAGGCCATTAATGCCCGGGTGATGGAACGGATTTATTTGGAAAGCCCCTGGCTGATGCCGGGGGACGGCAGGTCGGCCGGCAAGCCCAGTATCTTCCGGCGGCGGATCAGCTTGTGGATCGCCTGTTTTTTGGCGGTGTTCCTATGCAGCTTACTCTACTATACAATGGTGCAGACGCCGGGTAACACCACTATGGCGCAGAGCGGAATTATGCCGACCGGGATTGCCGGATCGTCAAACGACTGGCAGTCTGTCTATCCGGTCACTTCCGGAGGCAGCCAGATTATCGAGCCTCTTGTCGTAAGCATGGGGCCAACCCATCCGCAATACTGGATGCTGCTGTCGATGCTGGGTGTAGGTTTGTCCATCTTTTCGCTTGCCCGGCTTAACCGGTATCGCAGACATTGA
- the hisC gene encoding histidinol-phosphate transaminase, whose amino-acid sequence MKPKPHIVGLPVYKPGKPIEEVKKEYGLEEVIKLASNENPYGSSPSAKAAIQAELDNLSLYPDGSAAELTASLAAHLGVSSDNIIFGCGSDEIIALIARAFFLPGDETIMADQTFSVYKSNADIEGAVSIEVPLVQGTHDLDGMLARITGKTKVIWVCNPNNPTGTIVSGPALTAFLDAVPDGVMVVLDEAYYEYVTDPSYSDGIKLLDRYPNLVVLRTFSKIYGLAALRIGYGVARPEIITLINQVREPFNTSRLAQAAAIAALGDQDYVEECRRLNSAGLIQLQGEFKRLGLESFPAHGNFIMVDVRVSAFDIFELLLRKGVIVRAGHRLYPTYIRVTIGSQEQNQVFIEALEAALKEQGVLV is encoded by the coding sequence ATGAAGCCGAAACCCCATATCGTTGGCCTTCCGGTCTACAAGCCCGGCAAGCCTATAGAAGAAGTGAAGAAGGAGTATGGTCTTGAAGAGGTTATTAAGCTTGCCTCCAATGAGAATCCTTATGGCTCTTCACCAAGCGCAAAAGCTGCCATTCAGGCGGAACTGGACAATCTCAGCCTGTATCCCGACGGCTCCGCTGCCGAATTGACCGCTTCCCTCGCCGCCCATTTGGGCGTAAGCAGCGACAATATCATTTTCGGCTGCGGATCGGATGAGATTATTGCGCTTATCGCCCGCGCCTTCTTCCTGCCTGGCGACGAGACGATTATGGCCGACCAGACCTTCTCCGTCTACAAGAGCAACGCGGATATCGAAGGCGCGGTGAGCATCGAAGTGCCGCTGGTTCAAGGCACGCACGATTTGGATGGAATGCTCGCCCGAATTACCGGCAAGACCAAAGTAATCTGGGTATGCAACCCGAATAATCCAACGGGTACAATTGTATCCGGGCCGGCGCTGACCGCTTTCCTGGACGCTGTCCCGGACGGCGTGATGGTCGTGCTTGACGAAGCCTACTACGAGTATGTGACCGACCCGTCCTACTCCGACGGTATCAAGCTTCTGGATCGCTATCCGAACCTCGTCGTGCTGCGCACCTTCTCCAAGATATACGGGCTCGCGGCGCTGCGGATCGGATACGGGGTCGCCAGACCCGAAATTATTACGCTCATTAATCAGGTGCGCGAACCGTTCAACACTTCCCGTCTTGCGCAGGCTGCCGCGATTGCGGCTCTGGGAGACCAGGACTATGTGGAAGAATGCCGCCGCCTAAACAGCGCCGGACTGATTCAGCTTCAGGGTGAATTCAAACGTCTTGGGCTGGAATCCTTCCCGGCGCACGGGAACTTCATTATGGTTGATGTCCGTGTGTCTGCGTTTGACATTTTCGAATTGCTGCTCCGCAAAGGCGTTATCGTGAGAGCCGGACACCGCCTTTATCCTACCTACATCCGGGTTACCATCGGCTCGCAGGAGCAGAACCAGGTCTTTATCGAGGCATTGGAGGCCGCGCTCAAAGAGCAGGGAGTTCTGGTATAG
- the trpA gene encoding tryptophan synthase subunit alpha, translating into MTTETTNRMDVTFRRLKEQGRAALIPFLTIGDPDLETSLAIIAELEAAGADIVELGVPYSDPLADGPVIQRASSRALRGNIHLRTCMETALKAREAGSKLPFILFTYYNPVLQMGLDTFFAELNHHEISGLIIPDLPVEEAEEMRSRSRDAGINLVPLVAPTSSERIAKIVSGANGFVYCVSSLGVTGERASFHEDVDRFIESVRQATDLPVAVGFGISTPEQVARFAKICDGVVVGSAIVRKIEEVIVLLEDPAKRAEGLLQIRDFVAQLRP; encoded by the coding sequence ATGACGACCGAAACGACGAACCGCATGGATGTGACATTCCGGCGGCTGAAGGAACAGGGACGGGCGGCGCTGATTCCGTTTCTGACCATAGGCGATCCGGATCTGGAGACGAGCCTGGCCATTATTGCCGAACTGGAAGCGGCTGGAGCGGACATTGTTGAGCTGGGCGTTCCTTACTCCGATCCTTTGGCGGACGGCCCTGTGATCCAGCGCGCATCATCGCGGGCGCTGCGAGGGAATATACACCTGCGGACCTGCATGGAAACGGCGCTGAAGGCTCGTGAAGCCGGAAGCAAGCTGCCGTTTATTCTCTTTACTTACTACAATCCCGTGCTGCAGATGGGACTCGATACGTTTTTTGCCGAATTGAACCATCATGAGATCAGCGGGTTGATCATTCCGGATTTGCCTGTTGAGGAGGCGGAAGAAATGCGCTCCCGCAGCCGTGACGCAGGCATTAACCTGGTTCCTCTTGTAGCGCCGACCTCCAGCGAGCGCATCGCGAAGATCGTATCCGGCGCGAACGGATTCGTATACTGCGTATCCTCTCTTGGAGTAACAGGGGAGCGTGCATCTTTCCATGAAGACGTGGACCGGTTCATTGAATCCGTCCGTCAGGCGACCGATCTTCCGGTGGCGGTCGGATTTGGCATCTCGACTCCAGAGCAGGTCGCCAGATTCGCCAAAATCTGCGATGGCGTAGTGGTCGGGAGCGCTATCGTACGCAAGATTGAGGAAGTAATTGTTCTTCTTGAAGATCCGGCGAAGCGCGCTGAAGGGCTGTTGCAAATCCGTGATTTTGTGGCACAATTAAGACCATAG
- the trpB gene encoding tryptophan synthase subunit beta, producing MIQVPDRHGRFGAFGGRFVPETLMNALIELEEAYNKFSADPKFQEQVDYLLKQYSGRETPLYYAERLSAQLGGAKIYLKREDLNHTGAHKINNAIGQAILAKMMGKKKVIAETGAGQHGVATATVAALLGMECKVFMGEEDTRRQQLNVFRMKLLGAEVIPVTSGSRTLKDAGNEALRYWVSNVNDTFYVLGSAVGPHPYPMMVRNFQRVIGDETRRQILEAEGRLPDLLVAAVGGGSNAIGMFYPFLEDETVDMVGVEAAGKGVDTPYHAATMSKGSHGVFQGSMSYLLQDEYGQVIEAHSISAGLDYPGVGPEHSYLKDIERVKYVPITDQEALDALKLLCVTEGIIPALESAHAVAQVTKIAPALSKDDIIVICLSGRGDKDVESIMAYTEGAGLK from the coding sequence ATGATACAGGTGCCGGACCGGCATGGACGTTTCGGAGCTTTCGGGGGACGCTTCGTACCCGAAACCTTGATGAATGCATTGATAGAACTGGAGGAGGCTTATAACAAGTTCTCAGCCGATCCGAAGTTTCAGGAGCAGGTCGATTATTTGCTTAAGCAGTATTCCGGACGCGAGACACCGCTGTACTACGCCGAACGGCTCAGCGCGCAGCTGGGCGGAGCGAAAATATATCTGAAGCGTGAGGACCTGAACCATACCGGAGCCCATAAGATCAATAACGCGATCGGCCAGGCCATTCTCGCGAAGATGATGGGCAAGAAGAAGGTCATTGCCGAGACAGGGGCAGGCCAGCACGGCGTCGCAACCGCAACGGTCGCCGCGCTGCTGGGCATGGAATGCAAGGTATTCATGGGCGAGGAAGATACCCGCCGCCAGCAGCTTAACGTATTTCGGATGAAGCTGCTGGGCGCCGAGGTTATTCCCGTTACCTCCGGATCACGGACGCTTAAGGACGCCGGCAACGAGGCGCTGCGCTACTGGGTCAGCAACGTAAACGATACTTTCTATGTTCTCGGCTCTGCGGTCGGTCCGCATCCATACCCGATGATGGTCCGCAATTTCCAGCGGGTTATCGGAGATGAGACGCGGCGGCAAATTTTGGAAGCCGAAGGAAGATTACCGGATCTCTTGGTGGCCGCCGTTGGCGGCGGCAGCAATGCCATCGGAATGTTCTATCCTTTCCTTGAAGACGAGACCGTGGATATGGTCGGCGTTGAAGCCGCTGGCAAAGGGGTCGACACGCCTTATCACGCCGCAACGATGAGCAAAGGAAGCCACGGTGTGTTCCAGGGCTCGATGAGCTACCTGCTTCAGGATGAATACGGCCAGGTTATTGAGGCCCATTCCATCTCCGCAGGGCTCGATTATCCCGGAGTCGGACCGGAGCATTCCTATCTGAAAGATATTGAGCGCGTTAAATATGTCCCCATTACGGATCAGGAAGCGCTCGACGCTCTTAAGCTGCTGTGCGTGACCGAAGGCATTATTCCCGCCCTGGAATCGGCTCATGCCGTGGCACAGGTTACGAAGATTGCGCCGGCTCTCTCCAAGGACGATATCATTGTCATCTGTCTATCAGGCCGGGGCGACAAAGATGTGGAATCGATTATGGCTTATACGGAAGGAGCAGGGCTGAAATGA
- the trpC gene encoding indole-3-glycerol phosphate synthase TrpC: protein MYLDKIVATKIKEVELLAESFSLTEAEAQIAGLPETRGFRKALTLGRKRDMGLIAEVKKASPSKGLIRADFDPVQIAKAYETGGADCLSVLTDSQYFQGSGEYLRQVREAVALPLLRKDFIIDEKQIYEARLLGADAVLLIAAILTPAALSSLSDTAAGLGLDVLIEVHDRSELEAVLDTGRAELPHVLLGINNRNLHTFETALATTAELAALAPKGVPLISESGIAGPEDIAYLQTTGAEGVLVGEYFMRQQDVEKAVGKLLGPVLRGKDQVRNG, encoded by the coding sequence ATGTATCTAGATAAAATCGTAGCCACAAAGATTAAAGAGGTTGAGCTGCTCGCCGAATCCTTCTCTCTTACCGAAGCGGAAGCGCAAATCGCCGGCCTGCCGGAGACGCGCGGCTTCCGCAAGGCGCTCACACTCGGACGGAAGCGTGATATGGGGCTGATCGCCGAGGTGAAGAAGGCATCCCCCTCCAAAGGACTGATCCGGGCGGATTTCGATCCGGTCCAGATTGCCAAGGCTTACGAGACTGGCGGAGCGGACTGCCTCTCCGTTCTCACCGACAGCCAGTATTTCCAGGGCAGCGGCGAATATTTGCGGCAAGTCCGCGAAGCGGTCGCTCTGCCGCTCCTGCGCAAGGATTTCATCATCGACGAGAAGCAAATCTATGAAGCCCGGCTGCTTGGTGCAGACGCCGTGCTGCTGATTGCGGCCATTCTGACGCCGGCGGCGCTCTCCTCACTCTCAGACACGGCTGCCGGACTCGGACTCGACGTACTGATTGAGGTCCATGACCGCAGCGAACTGGAGGCCGTGCTTGATACGGGCAGAGCGGAGCTTCCACATGTGCTGCTCGGCATCAATAACCGCAACCTGCACACGTTCGAAACCGCGCTGGCAACGACAGCTGAGCTTGCGGCGCTCGCTCCGAAGGGGGTTCCCCTAATCAGCGAAAGCGGAATTGCGGGGCCGGAGGATATTGCTTATCTGCAGACGACCGGGGCTGAAGGTGTGCTGGTCGGAGAATATTTTATGAGACAGCAGGATGTGGAGAAGGCGGTCGGTAAGCTGCTTGGCCCTGTTCTGCGAGGTAAGGACCAGGTGCGCAATGGCTGA
- the trpD gene encoding anthranilate phosphoribosyltransferase gives MNSNANLLIQSGIAGLIEGKNLTREQARDIMGGIMEGAATQAQIGSLLTALRIKGETVEEITGFAEAMKGYGTAVATENSRLLDTCGTGGSGIHKTNISTTSAIIAAAASVRVAKHGNRSASGRTGSADVLEALGVNIHLDAEQAGRCLDEIGICFLFAQLYHPSMKHAAGPRKELGVRTVFNVLGPLTNPARADRQLLGVYDKEKTETLATVLKELGLKRALVVSSHEGLDEISISGPTAVAELRDGKVTTYDITPEELGLSRHPLEAILGGGPAENSAIIRAVLDGAKTPYRDIVLANSGACIYVAGLADTLAEGVRKAAETIDSGAAARKLEQLIAITEELKHVSR, from the coding sequence ATGAACAGCAATGCCAATCTATTGATCCAGTCCGGAATCGCCGGATTGATCGAAGGCAAGAATTTAACCCGGGAGCAGGCGCGGGATATCATGGGCGGGATCATGGAAGGAGCAGCGACGCAGGCCCAAATCGGCTCCCTGCTTACCGCTCTGCGGATCAAGGGGGAAACAGTGGAGGAAATAACCGGCTTCGCAGAAGCGATGAAGGGCTACGGTACCGCGGTTGCGACAGAAAACTCGCGGCTGCTGGACACCTGCGGAACGGGCGGCTCGGGTATTCACAAGACCAATATCTCCACCACTTCCGCCATTATTGCCGCTGCCGCTTCGGTGCGTGTCGCCAAACATGGCAATCGTTCCGCTTCCGGCAGAACGGGCAGTGCCGATGTGCTGGAAGCACTCGGGGTTAACATTCATCTGGATGCGGAGCAGGCTGGGCGGTGTCTGGACGAGATCGGCATCTGCTTCCTCTTCGCGCAGCTTTACCATCCGTCCATGAAGCATGCGGCCGGCCCCCGCAAAGAGCTGGGCGTGAGGACGGTATTCAACGTGCTTGGCCCGCTGACGAACCCGGCCAGAGCGGACCGCCAGCTTCTAGGGGTATACGACAAGGAGAAGACGGAGACGCTCGCCACGGTCCTGAAGGAGCTGGGCCTGAAGCGCGCTCTCGTGGTCAGCAGTCACGAAGGTCTGGACGAGATCAGTATTTCGGGACCGACCGCTGTGGCTGAGCTGCGGGATGGCAAGGTTACGACCTATGATATCACCCCGGAAGAGCTGGGGCTTTCCCGCCATCCGCTTGAAGCCATTCTAGGCGGCGGCCCTGCAGAGAATTCGGCCATTATCCGCGCGGTGCTGGACGGCGCGAAGACACCGTACCGGGATATCGTGCTTGCCAATTCCGGTGCTTGCATCTATGTCGCCGGTCTCGCCGATACGCTTGCCGAAGGTGTACGGAAGGCGGCGGAAACGATTGATTCGGGCGCAGCGGCCCGCAAGCTGGAGCAGCTTATCGCCATAACGGAGGAGCTAAAACATGTATCTAGATAA
- a CDS encoding prephenate dehydrogenase: MTTKIAIFGVGLIGGSLALCFKGREGLNVVGHAHRPESAAKYVSRGVVDSATLSFEEAALDADFIFLCVPVGMLEDYMLRLSKLPLKKGCIITDVGSTKASIAACAASIDLHDVYFIGGHPMAGSERSGVEAASSLLFENAYYVLTPPPDIPEEAYEALKTLLVHTRAQIVRLEPQRHDEIVGAISHLPHIIAVALVNQVHGYDSADSLYSTLAAGGFRDITRIASSEPVIWRDILLNNRSVMLELLKDWNEEISAFVQLLENEDGEGIEKAFQEAGGFRSKLPDRRKGMITPLFDLHIDVPDHPGIIGRIATELGDQGINLSNVQIIESREDVPGIMRLSFRQESDMERAKVLLQRHDYTVYV; encoded by the coding sequence ATGACGACTAAGATTGCAATATTCGGCGTCGGGTTGATCGGCGGTTCCCTGGCTCTCTGCTTTAAGGGCAGAGAAGGGCTAAATGTGGTGGGACATGCCCATCGCCCGGAATCGGCTGCCAAATATGTAAGCAGAGGCGTAGTCGACAGCGCGACGCTGTCTTTTGAAGAGGCGGCGCTGGACGCGGATTTTATTTTTTTGTGCGTCCCGGTTGGGATGCTGGAAGATTATATGCTCAGGCTGAGCAAGCTGCCGCTTAAGAAGGGCTGCATTATTACGGATGTGGGCAGCACCAAAGCGAGCATTGCCGCCTGCGCGGCTTCGATTGACCTGCATGACGTCTATTTTATCGGCGGTCATCCGATGGCTGGCTCGGAACGCTCCGGTGTGGAGGCAGCTTCTTCGCTGCTCTTCGAGAATGCCTATTATGTGCTTACTCCGCCCCCGGATATCCCGGAAGAGGCATATGAGGCCCTTAAGACGCTGCTGGTACATACGAGAGCGCAGATCGTCCGGCTGGAGCCCCAGCGGCATGATGAGATTGTCGGAGCAATCAGCCATTTACCCCATATAATCGCCGTGGCGCTTGTGAATCAGGTTCACGGGTACGACTCTGCCGATTCGCTGTACAGCACGCTGGCTGCGGGAGGATTCCGTGATATTACACGGATTGCGTCGAGCGAGCCCGTTATTTGGCGGGATATTTTGCTGAATAACCGCTCGGTTATGCTGGAGCTGCTGAAGGACTGGAACGAAGAGATTTCTGCTTTCGTGCAATTGCTGGAGAACGAAGACGGAGAAGGGATCGAGAAAGCGTTCCAGGAAGCGGGCGGTTTCCGCAGCAAGCTCCCTGACCGGCGCAAGGGCATGATTACCCCGCTGTTCGATCTGCATATCGACGTTCCCGATCATCCCGGCATCATTGGACGAATCGCAACGGAACTGGGCGATCAGGGCATCAACCTGAGCAATGTGCAGATTATTGAAAGCCGGGAGGACGTTCCGGGTATTATGCGCCTGTCTTTCCGCCAGGAGAGCGATATGGAACGCGCCAAAGTGCTGCTGCAGCGGCATGACTACACAGTGTACGTATAA
- a CDS encoding phosphoribosylanthranilate isomerase: MAEAKVKICGLQDVEVLKSMVHLPVDYIGLVFAPSRRKVSPEQASGLISILADWRTSQAPIAAGVFVDPDMDELYKILSAAPLGVIQLHGTESPAFCREVKEAFPGVQVWKALSVAAQGGEVNHELALESYAGTIDAVLLDTYDSAQRGGSGRTFAWEQIPDYHKRARAIGVSLYVAGGLSPDNVGGLLTAYAPDGVDVSSGVESDGVKDIAKITAFVERVKQS; the protein is encoded by the coding sequence ATGGCTGAGGCAAAAGTAAAAATCTGTGGACTTCAGGACGTTGAAGTGCTAAAATCTATGGTACACTTGCCGGTTGATTATATCGGCCTTGTCTTTGCTCCGAGCCGCAGGAAGGTGTCGCCGGAGCAGGCTTCGGGTCTGATATCCATCCTGGCTGATTGGAGAACGAGCCAGGCCCCTATTGCCGCCGGGGTATTTGTTGACCCGGACATGGATGAATTATATAAGATTCTTTCCGCCGCGCCGCTCGGCGTTATTCAGCTGCACGGGACCGAAAGTCCGGCATTTTGCCGTGAGGTCAAAGAAGCCTTTCCTGGCGTTCAGGTATGGAAGGCTCTATCTGTGGCGGCTCAAGGTGGCGAGGTGAACCATGAACTGGCGCTTGAAAGCTATGCCGGAACGATTGACGCCGTTCTGCTCGATACGTATGACTCCGCGCAGCGTGGCGGCTCCGGACGGACCTTCGCCTGGGAACAGATCCCGGATTACCACAAGCGGGCGAGGGCGATCGGTGTGTCGCTGTATGTGGCCGGGGGACTTTCCCCGGACAATGTCGGCGGTCTTCTGACGGCTTACGCGCCGGATGGAGTAGACGTATCAAGCGGTGTGGAAAGTGACGGTGTGAAAGATATAGCCAAAATCACAGCTTTTGTGGAAAGGGTGAAGCAATCATGA
- the aroH gene encoding chorismate mutase, whose translation MVNRGIRGATTVTRNDETEILRETVLLLREMVERNDIIAEDICSVWITMTTDLDATFPARAIREIEGWELVPLMCSTEIPVKGSLPKCIRLMVQVNTDKSQSEIRHVYLNEAQKLRPDLSESK comes from the coding sequence ATGGTAAACCGTGGAATTCGCGGAGCGACAACCGTAACTCGCAACGACGAAACGGAAATTCTGCGGGAAACCGTCCTGCTGCTGCGGGAAATGGTTGAACGCAATGACATTATTGCCGAAGATATTTGCAGTGTGTGGATCACGATGACGACCGATCTGGATGCAACTTTTCCGGCGCGGGCTATTCGGGAAATCGAGGGCTGGGAGCTGGTGCCTCTTATGTGCTCGACTGAAATTCCGGTTAAGGGCAGCCTGCCGAAATGCATTCGCCTGATGGTGCAGGTCAACACGGATAAGAGTCAGAGTGAAATCCGCCATGTATACCTGAACGAGGCGCAGAAGCTTCGTCCCGATCTATCCGAAAGCAAATAG